tggccccatccattctcccctcaatatggtgcagtcgtcctgtcccctttgcagaaaagcatccccaaagaatgatgtttccacctccatgcttcacagttgggatggtgttcttggggttgtactcatccttcttcttcctccaaacacggcgagtggagtttagaccaaaaagctctatttttgtctcatcagaccacatgaccttctcccattcctcctctggatcatccagatggtcattggcaaacttcagacgggcatgGACATGCGATGGGttgggggaccttgcgtgcgctgcaggattttaatccatgacggcgtggtgtgttactaatggttttctttgagactgtggtcccagctctcttcaggtcattgaccagttcctgccgtgtagttctgggctgatctctcaccttcttcatgatcattgatgccccatgaggtgagatcttgcatggagccccagaccgagggagattgactgtcatcttgaacttcttccattttctaataattgcgccaacagttgttgccttctcaccaagctgcttgcctattgtcctgtagcccatcccagccttgtgcaggtctacaattttatccctgatgtcaaaacacagctctctggtgttggccattgtggagaggttggagtctgtttaattgagtgtgtggacaggagtcttttatacaggtaacgaatgGAGTACAGGAGGgccaaactaaataaaatgcaaattaattatttaaaaatcatacaatgtgattccgtctctcacagttgaagtgtccctatgatagaaattacagacccctacatgctttgttagtaggaaaacctgcaaaattggcagtgtatcacatacttgttctccccactgtatgtcttgtccccactgttaaaatgtaatattcagATATTTTAATTAAGGTACCAACATTTTCATACCCACAGTCAAATGCTTCTTGTTGGCAAAATGGGTTTAAAACTTTCAAGCTATTCCATCCAACAATAAATGTTGCATCAAACAAGATGTCCAAAGTACCTGAATCAAGTCAAagtcttttatttatcaaatgcactgagtaacacagcatcattctgaacaatgaaaatattgtaacatggcaaaaatatagcaaaaaaagATGTACAAATATAGCAACAAATGTACATTACAGTGTAAAATGCCATTGCTGGCAccagcccttttaggattgtttacGACTTAGTGACTTATgtgtcctcttgactactcctaacttttcacagatttagaTGCAGCTTTTAGTGCTAAAatctttgtgaaatactcttagaaCAAAAATTtaggagtcctaaagttaggactgacacaCCCATTTTGTTTAAAGAGTTACTTCTAAATCATCAAGTAAGGAGATACTTTtggccttaagatgttttgagAATACAGCCCCTGGATATTGGCTATTACTCTGCATGTCACATATAATCAAATCATGTGTGGATGCAAATGAAATACTTGAGTGAGAAGTAGCGGTACAAGTACGGTCAGTCTTCTACAACACCttggaaacattttgataaaagtCCTCATTCACGCTGTGCAGTCCAGTACTGTCCTGAACAGACACATTAACATAATCTTCATCAGGGCTGTCACTGATTATTGACAAACAAGACACCCCCAAAACACCTTTATTTTGAATCTCTTCCTTTCCTTCACGCTCCTTCCCATTGACATATCCATCCTCTGCTTTTCCATAGTTGTTCGTGATTTTCTCCCTGTTCAGTTCACCATTCACTCTCTCCGGACATTTCCCGTAACACAGGTTTTCAAGATTCACATAGTCCGGTTCTTCTTCGTTTTCCTCCCACCTGTTGTATCTGTTCTCAGTACCTATTGCATGAATGTTGGGATTTTTATATTTGCAACTTcgaaattaaataatgtaagTATCAacagaagtgtttctttaacagAAAATCTACTGATCTTTCCAATCTCGAGGTGAAACTCAAGTTCAGATTCTGGCTCTGAGTATCACTATAGTAAAACACTTACATTCTCTCTGGTTGGTCTCTGTAGATGGATTCCTGCTCCCCCTTGTCCTCTTCCTGACTAGATAGAGGACAACCAGAAACAGTGACAGCAGTATCAGCACACCAGTCCCTCCAGAGGCAATGAAGGGGACCATGGATGCTGGAGACAATAGAggtattaaaaaaaagtcaTAAAGATAAGTAAAGAAGTTGAAGTGGACAAATGGAAGTTACTTTTCATAGGACATAAAAGAAACTATAAACTTGACATGAAGGATAATAACTCATGTAAGAATACTCAAATTGTTCTACATTTTGGTTGATGAAGGATGATTTTAAAGCTTGTGTTATTTTACCTCTAATGGTGACGGTCAGATTACTCTTAGCTGACCCTAATGCCCAAGTGGAAACGTTGACTTCATAGCTACATCTGTAGTTCCCCTCATGTTTATACCCTGCAACAGGGAAGTGAAAGGAGGCAGAGTGGTTGACTGCTGGCTTAGTCTCAGTCCTGTTGGAGCCAGAGAAGTCCAGATGGAAGAGACCTCCAGGATACCGTGGCTGAATGGAGCAGGTGATGGAGAAGCTGTGACCCctggtgacctctgaccccttaGATCCCCAGAAAATCGAACGATTTGGAGCAATGAGGGAGATTTTCGGATGTAGAAGGACCACtgcagaaaatataaataggAATTTAACAGTGGTGATTCCATTCATAAATCCTGTATGTGTGATGGAGAAGGTAATCAGTCCATCAAGACTCTGCAAAACTATGATGATTAGATTGTTCTCAAACTATCTCACCTTCAGTTGAGTTACTGTAAGGAGAGCTGACGGCCTGGCCATTAGAGGTGGTTCTGTAGAGACAGCTGTATCTGCCCTGATGTGAAGCATCCATTTTAAACTGGGTTAACATAACTCTGGACTGTGAGGATCCAACAGTTACATTCATGACAGAGTCTCCATTCAGGTTGAAGATGAATTCTACAGCATTACATGGGATGAGGGTTGGGAGATTGCAGGTGAGTTGGACCTGCTCTCCATGTAAGATGTCAGAATAGGACGGGTCTATGGAGAGGGAAGGCTTCTGCAAGACCAAACCTGTAGGTCAAAACATCCAGTGAACTTACATTAACTGAGGGAACAGTCTGCTGGACTATATACTGAATTAGCCAGATACTCTGTTCCAGACTTTGTGAAACTGTAATTTCTCCACTAGGTGGCAGAATAGGGCTCAATATGGCAGTAATACTTAATGCTTAACAGGATTGTCCTGTTGGTGAGACATTTCTACATCTGTCAAAACATTCACACCAAATCCTGATGTAACTGAAGTTTAGACAAGAGACTCAAAGAAACTCCTTTACCTGAACAATTAACACCAGCGATGTTTCCATTACTACAATAATGCGTTCCTTGTGCTGTGTGTAAGCACTGTGTGATTGAACACTCACTGTCAGAGCAGGCAACATCCTGCTGCCAGATGGGCCCACTGCCCTGACCAAAGTAGGCCTTCTCTGGGGCCCACAGCGCTTTTCCACAACCCAGCTGTCTACACACAACGTTAACATCTTGCAGGTCCCATGTGTCTCCACACACAGTTTTCCACTGGCCAGCTTGATAGACCTCCACCCTCCCAGAGCAGAGGTCTGTCCCATTAACCAGTCGGATGTTTGGTTTAACTAGGAATGAAACAGAAGATTATGATTTGAAGCAATAAGTTGGCAGGTAACAAGAAACGGCATTGGGACactaaccaaaaggttgctgtaTTGAATCCCTGAACCATCATGGTGAAAGTCTATCTCATTGGGTCTTTTACAAAGGCTGTTAACCCTTACTGCTCTAGGATTCTTGATTGTCACATAAGTATAATTTCTAATTTGTTGGATATTTCATAGTCcttgaaaatgttaaaactatGTTGAGgcttatgttttacatttcagatGTACAAGGTGTGtatacacagcattgtacacaACAATGTTGCTCATTTAAAAGGTACTCAGTAAAAGTAATTAAATTACCCATTGATATATTTTAAGAATTCCGCTCTCTTGTCCTGAACATAGTTAAACATGATCTTTCACATGACATTAATCTTCAGCCATTTAATTCACTCAATCAACTTTTTCCTCACTCTGGACTAACGTGTTAAAACTACTAAAGTATGCTTCTCAATTGGGAGTACTTTTATCAGTGTTACAAGATTCTAATTGACTGTGATAAGAGTATTTCaatgtttcatacattttacatctgTGAGTCATGACAGAAACACGGGGAGTGTTCTTACCTGAGCAGACAGCTATAGCATCTTTAGCCTGAAAACAGTCTTGGTGTTTCAACCCTCCATGTGAACATTCTGTGAGGTAACTCTCATTACCTCGACACCCAACATTATCCAGCCATGTAgtcccaccaccacccctgtgTCCTAATTGGGCACTATCTAGGACACTTTTAGCCCTCCCACATCCCAGCTGGACACAAACCACATTGGCGTCATTGATGTCCCAGTTCTGACCACATACTCTTCCCCACTGGCCCTCGTAAAGAACCTCGACTCTTCCTGAACAGCGACTAGAGCCATTGACCAGTCTGATCTCTTCAGCTAAAATGtaggaaagagaaaaataatgaaaaatgaatACTAATAAAATAAGAAATTTGACATTATAGGAAAATGTGTTCTAGTCAATGTCTTTCTTTACACAAGTAACATTTGTacttttacattgtatttaatgtccaatcatgttactaaaTATTTTTAGAAGATTTGGTTTCACATATAGAAACTCCTACCTGCCAAAGATGATAAAGCCATTTGACAAACTGTTAGGgagaaatattatattataatcaaAACATTGTAGTGGAAAACAGAGGTTTAACAGAGGTTTCTCAGTGCATGAagcacacacatcacacatacacacatcttcTTCCgattcatccggggccgggtcgcgggcgcagcagtctaagcagagatgcccagacttccctctccccagacacttcctccagctcttccggggggacaccgaggcgttcccaggccagccgggagacatagtccctccagcgtgtcctaggtcttccccggggtctcctcccggtgggacgggaccggaacaccttcccaggaaggcgctccggaggcatccgaaacagatgcccaagccacctcagctgacccctctcgatgtggaggagcagcgtctctactctgagctcctcccgggtgaccgagcttctcaccctatctctaagggatcgcccagccaccctgcggagaaagctcatttcggccgcctgtatccgggatcttgtctttttggtcatgacccaaagctcatgaccataggtgagagtaggaacgtagattgattcttcaccacgacagaccaatacattgaccgcattactgcagaagctgcaccgatccgtctgtcaatctcccgttccatccttccctcactcgtgaacaagacccctagatacttaaactcctccacttgaggcaggcactctccaccaacctgaagtgggcaagccacccttttccgactgaggaccatggcctcggatttggaggtactgattctcatccccaccgcttcacactcggctgcaaaccgtcccagtgcatgctgaaggtcctggtttgaaggagccaacacgacaacataatccgcaaagagcagagacgaaattgtgtggtccccaaacctgacaccctccggcccctggttgcgcctagaaattctgtccataaatattatgaacagaaccggcgacaaagggcagccctgccggagtccaacatgcactgggaacaagtctgacttactgccggcaatgcagaccaagctcctgcttcggtcgtacagggacctgacagcccttagcaaaggacccaggaccccatattcctgaaacactctccacaggatgccgcgagggacacagtcgaatgccttctccaaatccacaaaacacatgtggattggttgggcaaactcccatgaaccctccaacaccccgtagagggtatagagctggtccagtgttccacggcccggacgaaaaccacactgttcctcctgaatccgaggttctactatcggccgtattctcctctccagaaccctggcatagactttcccggggaggctgagaagtgtgatccccctatagttggaacacaccctccggtcccccttcttaaaaagagggaccaccaccccggtctgccatcccaaaggcactgtccccgaccgccacacgatgttgcacaggcgtgtcaaccaagacagctccacaacatccagagacttgaggtactcagggcggatctcatccactcccggtgccttgccaccgaggagtttcttgaccacctcagcaacttcagcccgggtgatggacgagtccacctctgagccctcatcctctgcttcctcaatggaagacgtgacggcgggattgaggagatcctcgaagtactccttccaccgcccgacgacatccccagttgaggtcaacagctgcccacctctactgtaaacatcgttggtagggcactgtttccctctcctgaggcgccggacggtttgccagaatctcttcgaggccagccgatagtccttctccatggcctcaccgaactcctcccaggcccgagtttttgcctccacgaccacccgggctgcagtccgcttggcctgtcggtacccgtcagccgcctcaggagtcccacaagccaaccaggcctgataggactccttcttcagcttgacggcatacCTTACTttcggtgtccaccaccaggttcggggattTCCGCCTCGACAgacaccggagaccttacggccacagctcctagcggccgcttcgacaatggcgttggagaacatggtccactcggactcaatatctccaacctccctcgggatccagtcgaagctctgccggaggtgggagttaaagatctctctgacaggagactcggccagacgttcccagcagacccttacagtatgcttgagcctgccgagtctgtccagcttcctcccccgacATCgcatccaactcaccaccaggtggtgatcagttgacagctctgcccctctcttcacctgagtgtccaagacatacggccacaggtcagatgaaacaacaacaaagtcgaacatcgacctgcggcctagggtgtcctggtgccatgtgcactgatggacacccttatgcttgaacatggtgttcgttatggacaaactgtgactagcacagaagtccaataactgaaaaccactcgggttcagatcaagggggccgttcctccctatcacacccctccaggtgtcactgtcgttgcccacgtgggcgttgaagtcccccagtagaacgatagagtccccagtcggagcactttccagcacccctcccagagactccaagaaggttgggtactctgcactgccgttcggcccgtaggcacaaacaacagtgagacacctatccccgacccgtaggcacagggaaatgaccctctcgttcaccggggtaaactccaacacatgggggcagagctggggagctataagcaaacccacaccagcccgccgcctctcaccatgggcaactccagagtggtgaagagtccatcctctctcaaggagtgtggttccagagcccaagccgtgcgtagaggtgatcccgactacctctagtcggaacctctcaacctcacgcacgatctcaggctccttccctgccagcgaggtgacgttccacgtccctagagctagtttccgtgtccagggatcgggttgtctaggccctcgccttcgactgccgcccgatcctctc
This is a stretch of genomic DNA from Esox lucius isolate fEsoLuc1 chromosome 11, fEsoLuc1.pri, whole genome shotgun sequence. It encodes these proteins:
- the LOC105013100 gene encoding antigen WC1.1 isoform X2; the encoded protein is MKIGVWRSLLHLTIVCQMALSSLAAEEIRLVNGSSRCSGRVEVLYEGQWGRVCGQNWDINDANVVCVQLGCGRAKSVLDSAQLGHRGGGGTTWLDNVGCRGNESYLTECSHGGLKHQDCFQAKDAIAVCSVKPNIRLVNGTDLCSGRVEVYQAGQWKTVCGDTWDLQDVNVVCRQLGCGKALWAPEKAYFGQGSGPIWQQDVACSDSLVLQKPSLSIDPSYSDILHGEQVQLTCNLPTLIPCNAVEFIFNLNGDSVMNVTVGSSQSRVMLTQFKMDASHQGRYSCLYRTTSNGQAVSSPYSNSTEVVLLHPKISLIAPNRSIFWGSKGSEVTRGHSFSITCSIQPRYPGGLFHLDFSGSNRTETKPAVNHSASFHFPVAGYKHEGNYRCSYEVNVSTWALGSAKSNLTVTIRASMVPFIASGGTGVLILLSLFLVVLYLVRKRTRGSRNPSTETNQRECTENRYNRWEENEEEPDYVNLENLCYGKCPERVNGELNREKITNNYGKAEDGYVNGKEREGKEEIQNKGVLGVSCLSIISDSPDEDYVNVSVQDSTGLHSVNEDFYQNVSKVL
- the LOC105013100 gene encoding scavenger receptor cysteine-rich domain superfamily protein isoform X1, with product MKIGVWRSLLHLTIVCQMALSSLAAEEIRLVNGSSRCSGRVEVLYEGQWGRVCGQNWDINDANVVCVQLGCGRAKSVLDSAQLGHRGGGGTTWLDNVGCRGNESYLTECSHGGLKHQDCFQAKDAIAVCSVKPNIRLVNGTDLCSGRVEVYQAGQWKTVCGDTWDLQDVNVVCRQLGCGKALWAPEKAYFGQGSGPIWQQDVACSDSECSITQCLHTAQGTHYCSNGNIAGVNCSGLVLQKPSLSIDPSYSDILHGEQVQLTCNLPTLIPCNAVEFIFNLNGDSVMNVTVGSSQSRVMLTQFKMDASHQGRYSCLYRTTSNGQAVSSPYSNSTEVVLLHPKISLIAPNRSIFWGSKGSEVTRGHSFSITCSIQPRYPGGLFHLDFSGSNRTETKPAVNHSASFHFPVAGYKHEGNYRCSYEVNVSTWALGSAKSNLTVTIRASMVPFIASGGTGVLILLSLFLVVLYLVRKRTRGSRNPSTETNQRECTENRYNRWEENEEEPDYVNLENLCYGKCPERVNGELNREKITNNYGKAEDGYVNGKEREGKEEIQNKGVLGVSCLSIISDSPDEDYVNVSVQDSTGLHSVNEDFYQNVSKVL